A genomic stretch from Telopea speciosissima isolate NSW1024214 ecotype Mountain lineage chromosome 7, Tspe_v1, whole genome shotgun sequence includes:
- the LOC122666683 gene encoding protein CHUP1, chloroplastic-like gives MAILLMMMKEKRDMRPLFLKFGVALALSFAGFLYSQLRTRRNRPSPPPLMAPPPPPPPSGDGFKFDTHVRAGLKDDLCSTQTQTPLGSCDDSPFSPHESSSSHQRITIDSNVVGLSPTSKHSGEEEGLLLPEFNEIVQEDIELISNKSGISPKKEVVDTGMASKRAANMEETEQEIIKLRNMVEVLQEREKNLETQLLEYYGLKEQEAAVMELQNRLKINNLEAKFFTLKIESLQAENQRLEAQAADYAKVVADLESARTKIKMLKRKLRSDEEQSKELLSVLQKNVSNLQEQEHMGILNDAEVQNKLQRLKELGEESAELKKANSKLQQENCELVRRLESTQILASSILEDPETEELREANSSLRQEKEEITKELERVRADRCSDVEELVYLRWVNACLRYELRNYQPPPGKTVARDLSKNLSPKSEEKAKQLILDYANSEGFGHNKCYSIVDFDIDYWSSSQGSYHTDSGDYDDTSAADIPSATRTHHSSKTKFFKKLKNLVIGKDSNHRTSSLDRNRTSSGGSGRNESASSTSFEDMAGTSSDTNSSSQQNSIIMETPLTGIGTRSDRQLNNNISLSQSSSRHSMDIQRTRNLRLEDIRDDERIRRSTDLGSSFVCKRMDLGENGMPSDILQLDQDGIDAREKLELIKFAEILKGSRVTQKIPRSR, from the exons ATGGCGAtcttgctgatgatgatgaaagaAAAGAGGGATATGAGACCTCTGTTTCTGAAATTTGGGGTTGCTTTGGCTCTCTCCTTTGCTGGCTTCCTCTATTCCCAACTCAGAACTAGAAGAAAccgtccttctcctcctccactcatggcccctcctcctcctcctcctccttcag GTGATGGCTTTAAGTTTGATACACATGTACGAGCAGGCCTCAAAGACGATCTCTGTTCCACACAGACACAGACACCTCTCGGTTCCTGCGACGATTCGCCTTTTTCGCCTCAT GAATCATCATCATCTCATCAGAGGATCACCATTGACAGTAATGTTGTTGGGCTCTCTCCAACCAGTAAACAttctggagaagaagagggattgcTTCTGCCGGAGTTTAACGAGATAGTACAGGAAGACATTGAGTTGATTTCCAACAAATCCGGTATTTCTCCTAAGAAAGAAGTTGTTGATACAGGCATGGCAAGCAAAAGAGCTGCAAACATGGAGGAGACAGAGCAAGAGATTATAAAGCTGAGGAATATGGTTGAAGTCCtgcaagagagggagaagaatctTGAAACCCAATTGCTCGAGTATTATGGCCTAAAGGAGCAAGAGGCTGCTGTGATGGAGCTTCAAAATCGACTCAAAATTAACAACTTGGAGGCTAAGTTTTTCACTCTTAAGATTGAGTCTCTACAGGCTGAAAACCAGAGACTGGAAGCACAAGCAGCAGATTATGCGAAAGTGGTGGCAGACCTTGAATCTGCAAGAACAAAGATAAAGATGTTGAAGAGGAAGCTAAGGTCCGACGAAGAACAGAGCAAGGAACTGTTATCTGTGCTTCAGAAAAATGTTTCCAACTTGCAAGAACAGGAACATATGGGTATCTTGAATGATGCTGAAGTCCAAAATAAGCTCCAGAGATTGAAAGAGTTGGGGGAAGAATCGGCAGAACTTAAAAAGGCTAATTCAAAACTGCAGCAAGAAAACTGTGAGTTGGTCAGGAGATTGGAGTCCACCCAAATTCTTGCTTCTTCCATTTTGGAAGATCCAGAG ACCGAAGAATTGCGGGAAGCTAATAGCAGTTTgagacaagaaaaagaagaaattacaaaagaaCTTGAGAGGGTTCGTGCAGATCGGTGTTCTGATGTTGAGGAGCTGGTCTATCTCAGGTGGGTTAATGCTTGCTTAAGGTATGAACTGAGGAACTATCAACCCCCACCTGGTAAAACAGTGGCAAGGGATCTAAGCAAGAATTTAAGCCCCAAGTCTGAGGAGAAAGCCAAGCAACTCATACTTGATTACGCAAATTCAGAAGGTTTTGGTCACAATAAGTGTTATAGTATTGTAGATTTTGATATTGACTACTGGTCATCATCCCAAGGTTCTTACCACACAGATTCAGGAGACTATGATGATACATCTGCTGCTGATATTCCATCTGCCACAAGAACCCACCATTCATCCAAAACAAAGTTTTTCAAAAAGCTCAAAAACCTAGTAATTGGGAAGGATAGTAATCACAGGACTTCATCATTGGACAGAAACCGTACAAGTTCTGGTGGATCAGGGAGGAATGAGTCTGCCTCCTCCACCTCATTTGAAGACATGGCAGGAACTAGTAGTGATACCAATTCTTCATCACAACAAAATTCAATTATCATGGAAACACCTTTAACAGGGATTGGAACCAGGAGCGATAGACAATTGAATAACAACATCTCTCTGTCTCAGAGTTCTTCGAGGCATTCCATGGAtatccaaagaacaagaaacctGAGATTAGAAGATATCAGAGATGATGAAAGAATTCGGAGAAGCACTGATTTGGGATCATCATTTGTGTGCAAGAGGATGGATTTGGGTGAGAATGGTATGCCTTCTGACATTCTGCAGCTTGACCAGGATGGAATTGATGCCCGTGAGAAGTTAGAGCTGATAAAATTTGCAGAAATTTTGAAAGGCTCTCGTGTAACTCAAAAAATTCCAAGAAGTCGATAG